A window of Candidatus Tectomicrobia bacterium genomic DNA:
GTCCCAGTGATGGTAGCCGGATTCCCCATAGCGCTTCCAGGCGTCGGCGCTCAGGCCGTGGAGCCGAAGGACCCGGGCCCGCGTGGCCATCTCGTCATCCTCTAGGACGAGCATGCCCCCTTCGCCCGTCGTCATGTTCTTGGTCGCGTAGAAGCTAAAAGAGGTGAGGTTCCCGCGCGCCCCAATGGGGCGACTGGCGTAGACGGATCCGGCGGCGTGCGCCGCGTCCTCGATGAGGACGAGCCGGTGCAAGCGGCACAGATCCTCGAACTCCTCCATGAGGCATGGCATGCCGGCGAAGTGGACGACTATCACGGCGCGCGTCGCGGGGGTGATGCGCGTTTCCACGTCGGCCGGATCGAGGTTGAAGGTGCGCTCGCTCACCTCGGCGAAAGCGGGGCGCGCCCCCGTGTGGACGATGACATTCACGGTGGATGCAAAGGTGATTGGGCTCGTAATCACCTCGTCTCCGGGCCCTATGCCGTGGAGGAGGAGGGAGAGATGGAGGCCCGCCGTGCACGAGTTGAGGCCGACGGCGTGCTTCGCCCCGACACTCTCGGCGAATCGCGCCTCGAACTCGCCCACCTTGGGGCCGGTCGAGAGCCAGCCCGAGCGCAGGGACTCGACGACGACGCGCTCCTCCGCAAGGCTCATCGAGGGACGCGCAAAGGGAAGGAACGTCTCGCGGACGGCTTGAATCGCACGGCTCATGGAAGACGCTTACGCCTCACTGGAAGAGGGGAGGGGATGGACCCCCTGGCTCAAGATGATGGCCATGGAATCTTTGCCGTGGTTGAACAGCAGGTCGATCACCGACAGGTGTGAAACGAATCCCGGGTACTGCTGCGCATACACGGGGTGCTCATAGTCCTGGTATGCCAGTTGCACGCCCGCACGGGTGAAACGCTCCTCCTCGATGTAGTTGCGTCCCGAGGCACCCTCGTACAAAGAGGATGCGCCCACCGCCAGGCAGATCTCGACGAGCCGCTCCGTCGGGTTGAGATTCTCGGGAACCCTGAGCTCCGACGACAAGCACACCTTGCGCTCAAGCCCAAGCCAGCCTGCCGCGAGGTGCAGCAGCTCCAGGTTCAGGCCGAGGAGCGGTCCATGAGCGTGTAGAATTGCACGCTCGAGCTGAGGGTAGTGCAGATCGAATGCTTTCGTCATTCCGTAGTGCTGCCGGATGGCACCGAGATGCTTCTTCTTCCAGCGCCCGCCCTCGGAGATGCGCACCTCATTGTTCCGCTGACCGAACCGGCCCTTCGTCTGGACGGGCACGGTGAGCCACTCGGTGCCCTCCTTCGTGCGTATCCGGTTGCGGTTTCGCCAGCCGTGCTTGTCAAACTGGACATCGTCGTACACGACGAAAACGTCCGCTTGGTGGAGCTGCTCGAAGTATCCCACCCAG
This region includes:
- a CDS encoding DegT/DnrJ/EryC1/StrS aminotransferase family protein, which translates into the protein MSRAIQAVRETFLPFARPSMSLAEERVVVESLRSGWLSTGPKVGEFEARFAESVGAKHAVGLNSCTAGLHLSLLLHGIGPGDEVITSPITFASTVNVIVHTGARPAFAEVSERTFNLDPADVETRITPATRAVIVVHFAGMPCLMEEFEDLCRLHRLVLIEDAAHAAGSVYASRPIGARGNLTSFSFYATKNMTTGEGGMLVLEDDEMATRARVLRLHGLSADAWKRYGESGYHHWDIIEPGFKYNMMDLQAALGLQQLARLAEFNARRAEITARYDAAFAGLPGLRPLSHEVPAGWSHPHHLYVLLVDPEKLGFTRDEMMERVQNAKVGVGVHFRAVHLHPYYRRAYGFRPRDFPIAERVGDNVFSIPLFPAMTDQDVEDVIAAVRQAADGGYE
- a CDS encoding WbqC family protein; the encoded protein is MRAVILQPSYLPWVGYFEQLHQADVFVVYDDVQFDKHGWRNRNRIRTKEGTEWLTVPVQTKGRFGQRNNEVRISEGGRWKKKHLGAIRQHYGMTKAFDLHYPQLERAILHAHGPLLGLNLELLHLAAGWLGLERKVCLSSELRVPENLNPTERLVEICLAVGASSLYEGASGRNYIEEERFTRAGVQLAYQDYEHPVYAQQYPGFVSHLSVIDLLFNHGKDSMAIILSQGVHPLPSSSEA